ccAAATAAAGcaagatatatttataattatatggaTATGTTTAAAATTAGGTATAGACTCGTTAAATGTTtctaaatataaaaaatcGCTACTTTCttgttttcttttaaaGCAGTTTCAAGGAATTAGTAGTGGGAATACTAATACCAGTGctcattatttttattcagCAAATCATAATGGTCTTTTTTATCTGGATCCACATATAAAATGTCAGAATGCTTTTATCGattttaatgaaaatataagtTCCCAATTTTTTATGCACAAAGTAAAATTTCTACCTTGGgaatatttaaattctTCATTGTCATTGATTTTTGTGGTACAAGTgagtaaatataaacataaacataaatatgaatatgaatatgaatataaatataaatataaataaataaataaataaatatatatatatatatatatattgttcattttattatattttttatgttcttttatttttattgtagTCGAAGGATGATTATTTTAACCTTATTCagaatttaaaattaatcGATTCAAGtttatttgaaatatatcATGAGGAACCCcaatatgtttataaaaatggtaagataaatataaaaagtcTGTAAGAATTTTCTTCAATTTTCATAATGTtagtataatatattatttattttattttattttaatatttaatttttttctttttattaatatattcttgTAGAACTAAATTATGACACGGATGATTCAGGATTAGTTGtgttataaatttttaattattatgttaatattttttattaattcaatatgaatattaaaaattacTCTTTTTCAAACTATCAttcaataaaaatatatgttatacatatatttaatttgttttgtctatatatttaaaacatcataatttgttaaaagaataaataatatatatatatatatatatatatattttttttttatgttatatttttacgtattatattaataaaataatttggaggttatattatttaacccgcaaaattttttgattttatgacaaaataattttttaatgaataataaaaaaaaataaataaatgaacaaataaataaaatataatgtaaattttttttttttttttttttttaaatataaaattaatatatgtattctAATTTtaatgcatatatatatatatatatatatatatatatacctaattatttatttatttttttgtttttttcttgtgTGCGTGCATAGgttacaaaaaaattatccTACCGCTTAACAACGTTGTAATGCTATAATAGATTTATATACACATGCATTTTggtaaagaaaaataaaaatgaagaattattaatatatatatatataaatatatttttatgtttacCACAAACAAGTATAAATGTGAAAAATGATTTATACtttgtattattaattaatttaattaatatatatatatatatatatatataattttttttttttttcataaatatataataagataaattttttaaataaaaaaaaaaattaaaaagagaaatatatatatattatatatagacaacatatatataaaaaatatatattttgtttcccattttatttttaacttttcttttttctttttttaaataaggTTTTTCATTCATGGTGATTCTACTTATTTCaagaaaaaagataataaaacaaatataaacatttaaattctttatcatatattatcatatacatatatatttatcgtacaaaaaaaaaaaattatttattttttttgtgaatttttttatttaattcataaaaattattatgagttttgtattaataaatattaattttgacatttaaattatacattttttttttttttttttttttttttaactaAATACATTATTGTGTATtacacattttttataaaattaattatatatttatatgaagaTTAATTCAGAGCAAGataaaaaagagaaaagaTAAGAAGTAATGAACacatcataatatataaataaataaataaataaataaatacatatatatatatatatatattaatatattgatatatttatatattaataataagagAAAAAATTCGTTTAGACAATgtcttttttaaataaatatggaGGACCTTGAATCAAAAGCTATAGAAAATATTCATGAGAATTTAAAGAAATGTATAGGTAGGAAAATACCCaaaaatacaaatgaaaatgaagaagaaagCTCAAAAGATATGCTCTTTATATACAATTCcttaaaagaatatatagAACAATTAAAACATACGAACAATTTTATACAACAAGAAAATGATTAtttgagaaaaaaaaatgaagagttattaaaagaattcaatgaaaaaaatttaataaatagaAATTCTAATAAAAGTCAAAAATATggtacatatattaatgaaatcaatcaattaaataatgaaaatgaatttattaaatataagtTTCAAAATATGTTAAGAAAAAACATTTCTTTAGAAAGATCAAATGTTGAATTAAATAATCAGCTACTAAATAAAGACAACATAAGTCAATATTTGAAATCTCAAAGTGcaatacataataataaatatattaaagatATAAGAAAAAGACAAATGAAATCGAACAATTCTTTGGAGAATATAAAAGGATATAATAACGCTATAAAAATGGATACTAATACTACTActaatgataatattaataataataataatattaataataataatattaataataataatattaataataataataatattattaataataatattaataataatagtacagatgaaaatataagaGATAGCATAAAATTAAGTGAAAATATAGAGGGtattaataacaaaataacatatgaaaatatacatacttatgaaaataataatgaatgtcaaaatatacatataaaacATAACAATGTTACAAATATACAATCATTCaattttaatgaaaaaattaaaagtaTTTGCACATGCTCTATGTTATTACATGATATACTAAATATCttaaatcaaaatataaaatatgatgaaccaggtatatttcaaaaatcactaaaaaacataaaaatagaaaaagaTGAATTAATTATGcaaaatgaattattaaaagaaaagatattacaaatagaaacttttattttaagGGATCCATTTTTAGTTGAAAAATTATGTCCTACtcatgaaaatataaatagcAATTTTTTACTAAAAgacaaaaataaattatatcaaaataataaaaacatttcACTTTATCGtaatttatgttatttagaaaataaaaactttaatttaagaaaagaattatttcattataaacaaaaaatattattttataaaaccTATGTAAATGACATGAGGgataaattaaaacatAACATAATTCAATTATATAATCAATATCACcaaaacaaaaatgaaaataatgaaattatGACTTCGGTAGATGAAACGTTTAATTCGAACAATCAACAAgttaatacatataatcaatacaataataaacatatttcttattcaaaaaaaaatatatgtgataataatacaaaGAATAATTCCTTAAACCcaaattttcattttatcaAAAATCAGACATCATTCTTTGGGTTGAACAATTCagattttaataatatattaaaaaagaataattcaaaaattgatcataatgaaaaaattattatgcAAACATCGACCAAACTTAATGAATTAAATgtggaaaaaaaaaatatagaagtatgataaaaaaaaaaaaaaaaaaaaagaaagtCAATACACtgaaaaatttttaatgtgataaattttatataaaaataataattatatatatatatatatatatatatatatatatttatatatttatatatttatttatctatttatcatatttgtttatatttataattatatatcatattagGATAGAAAAAAGACATATATGCGTccattaatatattatatatacatatatttatatatatcttcttAGTGTGcccttttttattattcatcttatattttatactCCCCTCAacaaaatatgtataatattccataaaatgattaaaaatttaatgaacaacaacaacaacaaaaaaaaaaaaaaaaaaaaaaaaaaaaaaaaaaaattattaatatatatatttatatatttatattttataaatatctccaatacattttttaaatcaaaaaaaaaaaaaaaaNNNNNNNNNNNNNNNNNNNNNNNNNNNNNNNNNNNNNNNNNNNNNNNNNNNNNNNNNNNNNNNNNNNNNNNNNNNNNNNNNNNNNNNNNNNNNNNNNNNNNNNNNNNNNNNNNNNNNNNNNNNNNNNNNNNNNNNNNNNNNNNNNNNNNNNNNNNNNNNNNNNNNNNNNNNNNNNNNNNNNNNNNNNNNNNNNNNNNNNNNNNNNNNNNNNNNNNNNNNNNNNNNNNNNNNNNNNNNNNNNNNNNNNNNNNNNNNNNNNNNNNNNNNNNNNNNNNNNNNNNNNNNNNNNNNNNNNNNNNNNNNNNNNNNNNNNNNNNNNNNNNNNNNNNNNNNNNNNNNNNNNNNNNNNNNNNNNNNNNNNNNNNNNNNNNtaaaaaaaaaaaaaaaaaaaaaaaaaaaaaaaaaaaaaaaaaaaaaaaaaaaaaaaattattatgatatatatttatatattcatattttataaatatctCCAATACATGTTTTACatcacaaaaaaaaaaaaaaaatgatgttATTATAAAGGAGGGAATGTAAATGTTTTATGTAcattatcatattataaaataaaaattactGGCATATTTcatcaaaaaatattttatatatatatatatatatgtatatttttttttttttttttttttttttttttttaggaAGTTAAGGATAAGTATTTGGATCCACTAGAAAAAGACATCCCTTTGGTAGATTTAAATATccataataaaaatgacaTGTATTATTTCGAAATAAAAGatttaatacataaaaGAAAGATCGAACttgataaaaaattaaaaggagatataaatgtaaatattaatacatcacatcataatattaattcTGGTTGTAATTATGTAAAAGAGAGAGAGGAGgataattcaaaaaataattcaacCTTATCTGGagttataaaaaataatattttagaAAATACAGACaatttaacatatataaataagagTAATAATTCTAAGTCAgaacatattaataattacaattattatattaataaaaatattatgtatacttatataaaatataaatatatgtatgatttttatgttcagaataaaaatattcttaaGAAAGAAATGAACAAGGAAGAATTTAATGAAtttgttaaaaaatatttcctattatataaaaaaaataataaaacaaatcaacattttaataatacGTCTAATGATATATTGAAACATTATAATCAACCAATTCCTTGTGTAAATAGAAGAAATGAACATTCAAAAAATTTAGATGAagacaaaaatataaaccAAAAGGAAACAAACGATGAGGACACAAAGcatgataatataaatatgaatgtTGAAGACTATCATGATATAACCTTAGGAGATTCTCatcaaaattttatttataatattgaaGAGGAAAAGATAAAACAGGATACACCACAGGAGACATGTAAAAAggaagataatataaatgattattttaatgaaacaaaaaataaatatcaagataatataaaatgtacaagtttaaaagaaaatggAAAGGATGTGCATAAAATACAAGAAAATATgatgaataaaaaaaaacgtaaacaaaaggaaaaaaaaaagataaaagagaaagaaaaggagaaagaaaaggagaaagaaagagaaaaagaaaaggagaaagaaaaagaaaaagaaaaggagaaagaaaaagagaaagagaaagaaaaagaaaaagaaaaagaaatatatataaacaaaaaaatatacaattCATTTGATATAACGAAGGATACATACAAGAATACCGAAAAttccaaaaaaaatgatgaagaaaatataagtaaaactaaaaatgaatatgaacaatacaataataatgaaaataataaaaataacgAAGAAAGgaatcataataaaaaacacGATAATTTTGAAAGATTTTATGGAGTTGAGGAATATCCAAGAAGACATGATTCGTCTTTAGaagtattaaaaaaaaatattaaagatcttttaaaaaagaaaaacaaagatgaaaaatatgCATTTCAAGATGacaaaaaagatataaatgTATCGGAGGGTAAAAAGGATGGCAATATGCAAGAACAAAAGGTActttcaaataaaaataaatataataataataataataataataaaatagaagataacaaagaaaaagttgatgataaattattaaaagaagaaaataatataaaacaaaacTCTAATATCAACAAAAATGCTTTTGAAAATGAACAAGTCAAAgattcttttaatattatagaaaatgtgaggaaatatgaagaatatatagatgataataatgatagaATTAATACACACACGTtagatgaaaaaaatgtagTTTCGATTGAAGAGGATAATAATGGAAAGCAAATAATGAAACAGGAATCTAGGGAATTGaatgataatgaaaaaagagAAGATAATAAAGTGAATAAGAATCTTATAAATAAcgataatataaataattattctaTTGAGGAGAATAAAACAAATCATAATGATcataatgatgataattgcattaattcatttaaaagttatatacataattataatagtaaaaatgaaaaaatatccACTGACAAAtcaattattataaataataacgatgaagaaaaatatatagaagataaaataaattttcGAAATAcgaatttttttatgaaatcAGGAAGCGAATATTCTGAACAAGattttttcaataataacaaatattCTAAAGTGAATATTGAAACatttaaagaaattatttattattatgatattaatgtataccaattttatatgaatttaattttatatagtaaaattgatttaataaaaatgtataagAATAAGATTTTTAGCGTACAAATAAACTCGGCTGATATATTACAATATGCTTTAAATACTTACATgaattgtaataataataattctgTTATAGAAGAggaatttattaataaaaaaaagaatgcgaatataaaaaaattaaatgaaaaagaatataaaacagttattgaatatatatgtaataatagtaataatacatgtctcaaaacaatatatcataaaattaattttataacaAGTGAAAGTTATGAAGAATTTAAAAATCGTTTCGTTGAGTGTGGTGGGGTTgttaatttaattaatttattttatgatgaagatttaaataattttgataaaatatttgaagTATCCTTTGTAAATTTTTGTGATATTATAGGTATATCAAGAGATTCATGTTCTTATCATTTTAATTGTATggataaaaaatttaaagcaaaaggatatatttttttaagaaatatactacgttatttaaatgtagaagaagaaatgaaagaagagtatcataaatataacttTATATCTATGCAtctaaaaaatttaatgtatatatatattacagAAAATTTTCACaatttaaatgaattttttaatgccgtcataaaacaaaataagttatatataagtctgaatgaatttatatatttcttttctgcaaatgaaaaaatgaCAAAGTATAATTTTGCACAAGAAGATGTGgtaaatttatattattctatAATCTTCtatgtatattatacaaataaaaataaaattttacaaacagtaaattattttcataaaggaaaaaattaCGAAGGTGcatacataaaaaataagtcacataataatgatgaatatGTAGGTGGACAAAAAGACAATGgtattattaatttgtatatgaaaaatcagaataataagaataataataaaagcatcaatgataataacattcatgataataaaagcatcaataataataacattcatgataataaaagcatcaataataataacattcatgataataaaagcatcaacaataataatattcatgataataaaagcatcagtaataataatattcatgATAATAACATATCCATTATGCAAGATGATGAATATTGTTTTGTAGAGTATGATTTGTCGTTATGCAAAGAATTTTTCACATTAGAAGATTTCGATTTTGCTATTGAAGTAAAAGACttatacttttattttgaaGGTTCGGAATGTCCCCTTTctaaaattaaaagaagaataatagaaatatatgGGTCTGTAAAAAAAGGGATATTTATTAATGATCAAGTATGTAATAGTTCTGATGATTCCATAAATTCAGACAGTgatattaatgaaaaagatatagaagaaaatacttatgaaatatttaaaaaaaacaaatataaacatattgACAAAATTActttatatgaaaaaaaaattaaaaatacattaGAAAATGATAACTCTAATGATATCAAAATCAATAAAATTAGTAAGAAAACCTTTATGTGCttaatgtataatataGGTATACAAATAGATTACTGTCTAACTTTATGGGGAAATTTCGAACCTTTTTTAGAAGATCATTTATTAGATTATAAAATGTTCTCTGCTTTTTTAAatggaaaaataaaatgttcTAATCatgaaaatgaagaaaatattcaaaatattaaaaacaaaataaatgatattgaagaagataaagaaatatCACATAGACctaatcataataatagaTTAAAAGGTACGATATGTTCTAATctttttatgaatatagAAGAAATGAACAATGGGGATTTATTAACTGCTGATGAAATAGAAGTTACCTGtcaaattttaaataacaTATCGCCTTTCTATTACttagataaaaatgaaagaaaaatgtttattaaacaattaaagaaaaaatgttataaaaaaaattatgatttaaacttattaaaagatcatgataatacaaataaaaataaacaaaatacatcaaatgataaaaatgattattttaaaaatgaaataattattctAATTAATGGTAtattaagaaataataaagatgggaaatgttttattaacagtgttaatgttatatataaatatgatatatataattacattGCCCATACCAATATAGctataataaatattgataatTCTATATATACACCCGAATTTATGAATTTAatagataaaaaaagaaatatttcAGAAGAATTTATGAGTATTGTTAACAAAATACctatattaaaaaatttccctaacatgaaaaaaattagtCTATCTATGAATGTCAAAAAATGTATGTTtgaaaaaaacaaaatagTTATAAGAAAGCATGATGATCCGctacaattttttatattaaaagaaggtaaaataaatattttttatcatacatctaaaacaaaaaataatccTATTAATACCATAAATGAATATCAATTCTTTGGTGAAGTatctttaatatttaatactTTAAGAACTTGTGATGCTATAGTAGAATCAAATACAGCTTGTTgctattatttttcaaaagaATATTTCCTATCTCTCttaaataaagatatagTTACAGAATTTGTTGAGTATATACGTAAAACATATAGAAAGGGTATAGAGAGCATTATATCaaattatgtaaataataatgaacaCATCGAACAAATCAACAAATATAGAAAAGTACAAAATtcaaagaaaaataaaataaacaaaaataataataataataataatgatgatgatgatgatggTAACAATACTATTACTTGTGATGAAGATCAAACAGATGAATTCCAAAATTTGTCATCTGaggaaaaaaagaaaagttctattatatatcataaagaaaataaaaatgaacaagatgtaaaaaaatgtaGTTCTTCTCCCTTATCCATAACAAACagttttaataatatcaaaaaaaaaaacaaaaattatatatctaattcttttaataaaaaaaattattatactAACGACTTTTCAAATAAAactttaaataataaattgtCTAATATATCCAATAATTTATCAACGGATTATATATCTCTAGACATTGAATACattgataaaaataatatacaatcTTTTTATAGTGATTTAgacaaattattattaaatatttttaatgctgaacaaaaatatttcacGGAAGAAATTGAAACCAACTTAAGGAAAATCAAATCTTTCaaaaagatattaaaaCAAATGAAAGACAAGgaaacatttttaaaaaatatcaaatatgaaaaatgtCCTAAGgggaaatatataatattagaAGGAGATTATTgtgaatatttttattttataaaacaaGGACAAATTTCTATACAAAAATTTAATcaacataaaaatatgtatgatGAATTTGTTACATATAATGTAAATCAGTATTTTGGACATCAGctaatattaaaaaatattaaagcTTTTTTCATTGCAGTGGCAATAACGGATACTGAACTATATACATTAGAAGCATCTCTTTTTGTAGAATTTCTTTCTCCTTTTATTGATATtcttaatataattaatgatataaatcAGATAGATGTATTAAGtgaaaatgtaaaaaatgatttccaaaaaaagaaacaagataaaaattatatattaaaagtattaaaatttttaaaaaaagttaatattatacaaaaattaGATAATGATACACTTTATAATGCTTCTAAAAATTTTACACttcaattttttaaaaaaggtCAAGcaattataaaatatcaaGACAAGCCagattttttttatattattaagaaAGGGATTGTTACCGTAAAGATAGATTTTAAAGAAGATACAAATGAATGTGGGACAAATCAAAAAGGTGTagaggaaaaaataaattcagaagaaaatattttaaaagataaaagAAACAAAACGAAATCAttctatttatataaatatgattaCTTTGGAGAATTATCTATCATCAATGAACAATTAAGAACAACTAGATGTGAAGCTCATACAAATTGCTTCTTACTAGCAATTGAcaaaatttcttttattaaaaatttttctattttatttaatgatTTATTACAAGAAGctgatataaaatatactaGAAGCTATTCACTACCACCCTGGTTAAAATCTATGTATggaaataattttaatacaaatatGAATTCCCTATCTATAAAAATACCTGACTCGGCAAGCTCATTCAGTAGCATTTCTGAAGATAGTAGCGATGTTTTTAGTTTTGAAAAGGAGATAAATGAGAAActaaaagaaga
This is a stretch of genomic DNA from Plasmodium reichenowi strain SY57 chromosome 14, whole genome shotgun sequence. It encodes these proteins:
- a CDS encoding cyclic nucleotide-binding protein, putative, with translation MEDLESKAIENIHENLKKCIGRKIPKNTNENEEESSKDMLFIYNSLKEYIEQLKHTNNFIQQENDYLRKKNEELLKEFNEKNLINRNSNKSQKYGTYINEINQLNNENEFIKYKFQNMLRKNISLERSNVELNNQLLNKDNISQYLKSQSAIHNNKYIKDIRKRQMKSNNSLENIKGYNNAIKMDTNTTTNDNINNNNNINNNNINNNNINNNNNIINNNINNNSTDENIRDSIKLSENIEGINNKITYENIHTYENNNECQNIHIKHNNVTNIQSFNFNEKIKSICTCSMLLHDILNILNQNIKYDEPGIFQKSLKNIKIEKDELIMQNELLKEKILQIETFILRDPFLVEKLCPTHENINSNFLLKDKNKLYQNNKNISLYRNLCYLENKNFNLRKELFHYKQKILFYKTYVNDMRDKLKHNIIQLYNQYHQNKNENNEIMTSVDETFNSNNQQVNTYNQYNNKHISYSKKNICDNNTKNNSLNPNFHFIKNQTSFFGLNNSDFNNILKKNNSKIDHNEKIIMQTSTKLNELNVEKKNIEEVKDKYLDPLEKDIPLVDLNIHNKNDMYYFEIKDLIHKRKIELDKKLKGDINVNINTSHHNINSGCNYVKEREEDNSKNNSTLSGVIKNNILENTDNLTYINKSNNSKSEHINNYNYYINKNIMYTYIKYKYMYDFYVQNKNILKKEMNKEEFNEFVKKYFLLYKKNNKTNQHFNNTSNDILKHYNQPIPCVNRRNEHSKNLDEDKNINQKETNDEDTKHDNINMNVEDYHDITLGDSHQNFIYNIEEEKIKQDTPQETCKKEDNINDYFNETKNKYQDNIKCTSLKENGKDVHKIQENMMNKKKRKQKEKKKIKEKEKEKEKEKEREKEKEKEKEKEKEKEKEKEKEKEKEKEIYINKKIYNSFDITKDTYKNTENSKKNDEENISKTKNEYEQYNNNENNKNNEERNHNKKHDNFERFYGVEEYPRRHDSSLEVLKKNIKDLLKKKNKDEKYAFQDDKKDINVSEGKKDGNMQEQKVLSNKNKYNNNNNNNKIEDNKEKVDDKLLKEENNIKQNSNINKNAFENEQVKDSFNIIENVRKYEEYIDDNNDRINTHTLDEKNVVSIEEDNNGKQIMKQESRELNDNEKREDNKVNKNLINNDNINNYSIEENKTNHNDHNDDNCINSFKSYIHNYNSKNEKISTDKSIIINNNDEEKYIEDKINFRNTNFFMKSGSEYSEQDFFNNNKYSKVNIETFKEIIYYYDINVYQFYMNLILYSKIDLIKMYKNKIFSVQINSADILQYALNTYMNCNNNNSVIEEEFINKKKNANIKKLNEKEYKTVIEYICNNSNNTCLKTIYHKINFITSESYEEFKNRFVECGGVVNLINLFYDEDLNNFDKIFEVSFVNFCDIIGISRDSCSYHFNCMDKKFKAKGYIFLRNILRYLNVEEEMKEEYHKYNFISMHLKNLMYIYITENFHNLNEFFNAVIKQNKLYISLNEFIYFFSANEKMTKYNFAQEDVVNLYYSIIFYVYYTNKNKILQTVNYFHKGKNYEGAYIKNKSHNNDEYVGGQKDNGIINLYMKNQNNKNNNKSINDNNIHDNKSINNNNIHDNKSINNNNIHDNKSINNNNIHDNKSISNNNIHDNNISIMQDDEYCFVEYDLSLCKEFFTLEDFDFAIEVKDLYFYFEGSECPLSKIKRRIIEIYGSVKKGIFINDQVCNSSDDSINSDSDINEKDIEENTYEIFKKNKYKHIDKITLYEKKIKNTLENDNSNDIKINKISKKTFMCLMYNIGIQIDYCLTLWGNFEPFLEDHLLDYKMFSAFLNGKIKCSNHENEENIQNIKNKINDIEEDKEISHRPNHNNRLKGTICSNLFMNIEEMNNGDLLTADEIEVTCQILNNISPFYYLDKNERKMFIKQLKKKCYKKNYDLNLLKDHDNTNKNKQNTSNDKNDYFKNEIIILINGILRNNKDGKCFINSVNVIYKYDIYNYIAHTNIAIINIDNSIYTPEFMNLIDKKRNISEEFMSIVNKIPILKNFPNMKKISLSMNVKKCMFEKNKIVIRKHDDPLQFFILKEGKINIFYHTSKTKNNPINTINEYQFFGEVSLIFNTLRTCDAIVESNTACCYYFSKEYFLSLLNKDIVTEFVEYIRKTYRKGIESIISNYVNNNEHIEQINKYRKVQNSKKNKINKNNNNNNNDDDDDGNNTITCDEDQTDEFQNLSSEEKKKSSIIYHKENKNEQDVKKCSSSPLSITNSFNNIKKKNKNYISNSFNKKNYYTNDFSNKTLNNKLSNISNNLSTDYISLDIEYIDKNNIQSFYSDLDKLLLNIFNAEQKYFTEEIETNLRKIKSFKKILKQMKDKETFLKNIKYEKCPKGKYIILEGDYCEYFYFIKQGQISIQKFNQHKNMYDEFVTYNVNQYFGHQLILKNIKAFFIAVAITDTELYTLEASLFVEFLSPFIDILNIINDINQIDVLSENVKNDFQKKKQDKNYILKVLKFLKKVNIIQKLDNDTLYNASKNFTLQFFKKGQAIIKYQDKPDFFYIIKKGIVTVKIDFKEDTNECGTNQKGVEEKINSEENILKDKRNKTKSFYLYKYDYFGELSIINEQLRTTRCEAHTNCFLLAIDKISFIKNFSILFNDLLQEADIKYTRSYSLPPWLKSMYGNNFNTNMNSLSIKIPDSASSFSSISEDSSDVFSFEKEINEKLKEEKNKKEKNKNKNKNKNQNQNQNQNRYDYQTRNDEHKDITGRNIKHINEQKEKSSNDIQIYDTNNFNNSKSIFSEYSMYSIDNEKEMKKIKEEKEQKINEIKMKELKVIEKIKLKEEKKIKSIMKRKVDEINMKSNSNIINSEEAYDNQGDTKNDVIKDKPDTATNTFATTTYNNNNNNNSNYSNNSNNSYIISSYPNQAEKIEVEKKKKKNSHEEWLNKNNHNVTKENKEVDIYKDNNKDSNSNIIKSEYINTDNEENVENKKEENDKYVIDFPKKSSSILKKKISNSNSSELDINKLLETLIMFINSEYNSIYHFYKGIDKFNTGYVKYNDFLDYMISLNIEDLFGSLENLESVFKHLCNEKNILTLIDLYKNIYKDEEIDKYELNLRLTEVYGSSILAFKNIVFLNVEDALCNYINFEIVCEKVGLSNANIKTIWDEINIMNEEYIPLEIVLSIMNGELFIEEAYNAYNLKKSLLNQVVNFFQGNENLTKMNTDMMETNFEVIYEEPIILNKGHHKIFTNECTHIVKLLESNVYFKFLTLEQRSFFTTLMDRKIMKYGDVLIKQNDDEAPIICIYDGKANLITYNLFGIEAPIGSVQNNEVYGCDQAINEIPSNYEVKISSDMATVWILERTVYKENIKPMLEERQKNCTHILPVLKNVPILRYLSEEELVQISYAMKLELYNPNHTIIKANTYDDKFYIICKGLVTVEKNTESNKDKIVLSNLKKADYFGELALIKNIKRTANVILDTEAILLSLSDSEFKRLLHLHFDKFLNRAKANYKRVQMKKKTSIHSEMVNLNSNTNIHSLGSYRSKNKIVTIQDNDDDNKHKYDNTMPKLPKGNISFSPEEKDHNNEKDDGPKVHQDSNKKKKDKEKYRKNKDNDKEKDKNKKKNKKIKNKKKEKEKT